A single genomic interval of Armigeres subalbatus isolate Guangzhou_Male chromosome 1, GZ_Asu_2, whole genome shotgun sequence harbors:
- the LOC134205928 gene encoding uncharacterized protein LOC134205928 codes for MFLMFNCPIDGDSSGVNSIPSSNQRSPDVENSIGSSEANRARVEKESQEESFLAPNSSRLLSLKVEIADEPATEEDINPPSAINSSELETEADAEVSKDTTTVTQNKPDSSSIKENASPNVNASAGIGPVESNGGVELTPKLLLEILQHSIIGQDIIARASKGVLSDGRQLELAQIIAEWHLEHRKKLYEDNLKSYAKTITLLFRNEKLESYYLPKGGDKKNPGGKIYNKVNTIKSKLRKREKCEAIHLMTLWLMKLGDG; via the exons ATGTTTCTaatgttcaat TGTCCCATTGACGGCGATTCCTCCGGAGTTAATTCAATCCCTTCATCAAATCAAAGATCGCCAGATGTCGAAAATTCCATCGGATCGTCGGAAGCAAATCGTGCAAGGGTCGAAAAAGAATCCCAGGAAGAGTCATTTCTGGCGCCGAATTCATCACGATTGCTGAGCTTGAAAGTAGAG ATAGCTGATGAACCTGCAACTGAAGAAGACATAAATCCGCCGTCGGCGATTAATAGCTCGGAATTGGAAACCGAAGCCGATGCTGAGGTTAGCAAAGATACTACTACAGTCACACAAAACAAACCGGACAGTTCGAGCATAAAAGAGAACGCTTCTCCCAACGTTAACGCCAGCGCAGGAATCGGCCCAGTCGAGAGCAACGGTGGAGTTGAATTAACGCCAAAGTTGCTGCTTGAAATCTTACAACATTCTATTATCGGGCAGGACATAATCGCACGAGCATCCAAAGGTGTGCTTTCGGACGGACGCCAACTGGAATTGGCTCAAATAATCGCAGAATGGCATCTAGAGCACAGAAAAAAACTCTATGAAGATAATCTGAAAAGTTACGCAAAGACCATCACTTTGCTGTTCAGGAATGAAAAACtg GAGTCCTACTACCTACCGAAAGGCGGAGACAAAAAGAACCCTGGAGGTAAAATCTACAATAAGGTAAATACGATAAAATCAAAACTTCGGAAGCGTGAGAAATGTGAAGCCATCCAT TTGATGACCCTGTGGTTAATGAAGCTCGGAGATGGTTGA
- the LOC134208020 gene encoding NPC intracellular cholesterol transporter 2, which produces MKWTVGIILALCGLLGTSGIGIPAYSNWPLLRYLYMIRNGVLFEDCGSQYDVLSIQLSSCSSSPCNMPRGTNVTVNAEFSPNGSTTTPSLLHEAYFILNAIKTKATITPTKCEGTVCPFQGDVGLKFSAEIYVSPSLPSLRGKLRWELMNDAKEVLLCYQIPISIS; this is translated from the exons ATGAAGTGGACAGTTGGGATTATCCTTGCCTTGTGTGGATTACTTGGCACGTCCGGGATCGGAATTCCAGCGTATTCGAATTGGCCCCTGCTACGATACCTCTACATGATCAGAAATGGcgttttatttgaagattgtg GTTCACAGTACGATGTCCTCTCGATTCAGCTGTCCAGCTGTTCCAGTTCGCCATGCAACATGCCGCGTGGGACGAATGTAACCGTCAACGCCGAATTCAGCCCCAACG GTTCCACCACGACGCCGTCTCTCCTACACGAAGCCTACTTCATCCTGAATGCAATCAAAACGAAAGCCACTATCACGCCTACTAAGTGCGAAGGCACGGTCTGTCCGTTCCAGGGTGACGTCGGCTTGAAATTCAGCGCCGAAATTTACGTGAGCCCGTCGCTGCCGTCG CTGCGGGGAAAGCTACGCTGGGAGTTGATGAACGACGCGAAGGAGGTACTGCTGTGCTATCAAATCCCGATTTCCATCAGCTAG